Proteins encoded by one window of Salvia splendens isolate huo1 chromosome 7, SspV2, whole genome shotgun sequence:
- the LOC121810392 gene encoding uncharacterized protein LOC121810392: protein MNIIRKVNVDVSLVDLFLHFPKFSKFFKDLIAKKEKIQDDGVVILSAFCSQFVKGKMPAKRRDPGSCVIPCEMGDKKFPKCLLDQGSGISLMALKTARSIGLEARIEPIDIDLQLADHSIVKPKGIIEDVLVKVDRFVLPVDFIVLEMEEDKDMPILFGRPFLATGDVVIETKTNTVMFRVDGENVVIKQEKAGKRLLEPG, encoded by the coding sequence ATGAACATTATCAGGAAAGTTAATGTAGATGTGTCCCTGGTGGATTTGTTCCTACACTTTCCTAAATTCTCCAAGTTTTTTAAGGATCTTATTGCGAAAAAGGAGAAGATACAAGACGATGGTGTGGTGATATTGAGTGCATTTTGCTCACAATTTGTGAAGGGAAAGATGCCGGCAAAGAGAAGAGACCCTGGAAGCTGTGTGATCCCATGTGAGATGGGAGATAAGAAGTTCCCAAAGTGCCTACTTGATCAAGGCTCGGGAATATCATTGATGGCTCTGAAAACCGCACGGTCAATCGGTCTAGAAGCGAGGATTGAACCAATCGACATTGACCTACAATTGGCGGATCATTCAATTGTGAAACCAAAAGGTATCATCGAGGATGTCTTGGTGAAGGTTGATAGATTTGTACTCCCGGTTGACTTCATTGTCCTAGAGATGGAAGAGGACAAGGATATGCCTATCCTATTTGGTAGGCCATTTTTAGCAACCGGTGATGTTGTGATAGAGACCAAGACAAATACGGTCATGTTTCGAGTAGATGGAGAGaatgtggtgatcaagcaagagAAGGCGGGGAAGCGCCTATTGGAGCCTGGATAG